DNA sequence from the Leptospirillum ferrooxidans C2-3 genome:
TCCAACCATGACCAACATGGTCCTAGACGGACTGGAAGAGATCCTTAAGGATCCTCCTTTTTCTCCCAGTTGTCTTGTCCATATTGTGAAATATGCCGACGACTCCATCATCACCGGGAGCTCGAAAGATCTCCCTCAATACGAAGTCAATCCTGTTGTGGAAACATTCCTGCAGGAACGAGGTCTGCTCCTCTCGCAAGAGAAGACGCGTGTCGTGCATATCCGGGTAGGGTTCGACTTCTTTTCTTGGGCCAAAATGTCCGGGAATATGGAGACAAACTCCTGATCAACCTGCCGGGAACAACGTCAGCTCCTTTTTGGACAAGGTCCGAAATATTCTGAAGTTTGCCCAATCAAAAAACCAGACATGGCTGATCCAAACACTGAATCCGGTCATCCGGGGATGGGCCAATTATTATCGGCACATCGTGGCAAAAACGACCTTCGGAAAAATCGATGATATCCTCTGGAGCCTGCTGTGGACCTGGCTCAAGAGAAGACATCCCGAAAAAGGACGGCGCTGGATCGATCATCAATACTTTCAGCGTCGGGGACTCAGAAACTTGGGCTTTACGCTTCCGAAAGGCAGACTGGAGCTTGTTGAAGGCTTC
Encoded proteins:
- a CDS encoding group II intron maturase-specific domain-containing protein produces the protein MDKVRNILKFAQSKNQTWLIQTLNPVIRGWANYYRHIVAKTTFGKIDDILWSLLWTWLKRRHPEKGRRWIDHQYFQRRGLRNLGFTLPKGRLELVEGFKTPIRRHVKIKGQAHPSNPKWTDYLNERKTRSKLQREWDRIYGPCTAW